The Carassius auratus strain Wakin chromosome 34, ASM336829v1, whole genome shotgun sequence genomic sequence ttttattgtgttttttgttctgtcgctgtcattctgttgcactgcggagcaGAGCACGAAAACAAGTTCCTCgtttgtgtaaacatacctgacaataaagctcattctgattctgattctgattaaacaccactaataataatacttagcATTCTATTGTTAGTAATGCATGAGCGTCTACCAAACGAGGTGCATCTGGATTGCATATCAAAAGAATGTCAGACTAAATGTGATAACAGCTCAATGGAAGAATCATATGTCAAAATCTTCAGGCAGTGCAAACATGTGAACATCTCTCACATTGCCTTTCAAATGTAAATTGTTAGTGTCTGTTCGTCTGATTGGTGGTTAATGTTGCCAGAAGCCACAGATGGTTTATCCATAGTCTGTGCAATTCTTATGCAATTATGCAAAGTTAGATGCACTGACTTTGCATAAAGTTTTATTTGAAGGTTACAGGCAACAATTTGTCTGTTAAATCGCACCTGGTAGTGTTAAAACCACAACCCAGAAACGAAAACCCCTTCCCCCCTCTTAAAGCCCCATCCTGTTTAAAACGCAATGGAGGAAAGATCTTCAATAACAACAACTTCCGAACACCATCCTCCGCAGGAAAAGGGAAAGCAGTTGGTGTCATCGAACAATATTTAGacatttctttccttcctttcttGACTGACAATAGAATGTACTgaatatatatgttatttaaacaTACTTCTTTTTAAGTTAACTTAGACGTGTTAAATAGCCATAAGAATTGGAGTTTTTTTCCCAATCcagacttgttttttttatgcCTTGACAATACATTTCTTGCTTGTATGTGTCActcattcagaaaataaatagTGGCATGACTGAGTTGTTGCCCTATAATCATTGTCATCACATGacaaacagatgaaaaaaaaagtgttgcattGAAAAGGGGGTGATTTATTGTCTTGTTTGGgtctttttcttttagtttattgTCTGGGCCAAAGAGGAGGAAGATAATTGCATCATTACATCAATAAATCTTATAAGAGGAAAAAGGAATAATAACATAAATAGAGGCAATGATGTAAAACCCCACATTAACAATGGCTTATTGAAATAAATGTGGCAACAGCAAACTGGTTAACCAAAATGGTTTTCAGTGACTGATTTTTAAAAGTTTGTGATGTATGAATTGTAAAACAGGCCTATACAGTCAACAAAATGCAATCCTGAACTACTTTTACACACACCCATGTAATGAGACTAAAaattaaaatggcatttaaaggagcagttcactcatttactcacgctcatgtcattccaaccaGGATTTCTGCTATGGAACATATAAACATCTCAATCAGAGTAGTTTCTTATTTTGATTATCAGCAATAATCTTAATAGTACTCAATACATTTTCATGGTAATCTACATTTTAACAAATTGGTGGCTAATTCATATATTTTACTTTGATGCAAACATGGCCATTGTTATGTTTTACGCTAAAGTTCTACAACCAAATTTacagtttgttgtttgttttttatggaaatttaacaaaagaaattgcaacaatatttataatttcaatTGAATACTTtacacatatgttttaaatgggCCTAAAATGGTTTCCTGCTAAATAGATAATAAAAagtatagtttaaaaaaaacacttagcaCTGATATTAAGTAAGGATCAATCTTCTGAATGCAACATCAGTATAAAGTATCAATACTTCAGTATTGATCCATCCCAGAATGTGTGACTTATCATCACTAAGAATGTGTGATTCAGTTAAGCCCCCATTAACCAGACACTGAAATCAATAATATGGGAAATTACTGCTACTTAAACAACTGAGGCTAATtcatgtagatattttttttattttattttatcgattttattacatttctacaaaatatgtGATGGGATGCAAATCAAGCATGTGACAGTAGAGCAATGGTTTCAATCCTGGTCCTGGGGACCCACATTTTGAATGTCTCCCTAATTTAACACACCTGATATAGATCATCCGCTCCTTTTTGGTAGAGAGATCCATGAACTGCACTGTGTGTGtcggaaaaataaatacataaaaatgtgcaGAGTGGTGGGTCCCCAGgaacaggattgaaaaccactgcagTAGTGTATGAGCTAAAAATCTGGAAAACGCTGATCAGACTATCAGATTTCATCAGGCGGGAGGAGCTCTAGCATTTTGGGAGCCAGCCTCTTTGTTCTCCCCAAACTATTTGAGCCCCTGCGTGTGAAGAGAGGGATTCATATGCGCCATACTCCGAATGGGTTAATATCGAGCGTGGCTTCGTCGTCAAAGATAGCTGAGGGATGTGGTGATATTTCGGACAAACTCTGACGAAATACAGAGCTGAAGAAAATTGTGGAAATCTACTCAACGAGgtaacatatgttttttttttcctgcttttcATCTGACTGAAATTCGCCAGTGACGAAGCCAACGGATTTTTGGCGACGTCTCGCGCGTACAAAGAAAAATTTTCTGATTTATCTGTTGTTGTGTAATAAGTTTATACGCGTATCTTTCACAAACCGTGCCATTCGAATTTAAGATATTGTCTTGGAGTTGTTTTATAAGAGACTGTCGCATCTTTCTTGCGTAAGCCGGAGAACAATAGTAGCTGGATGGGGCTTTTAGGCAAAAATGTGCAAGTTAGCCATAATAGGTCAAGCGTTTGGTTAGCTGTACTACGAAACAACTTTCCGTGGTCGATGTTACTAGTTATTTTGTTATTCTGTAAGTGGTGGTGTTGAAACCCAAGCACGCTGCTGTTTGTTTGGGATGTTGGCTTTCCCCCCCCTAAACTCCGGTAAAAGCGCGCCACGTTCGCGCGTCCCCGTCGACACGTTGGGCTCGAGTAAGTTAACTTTTAGTTAAATATTTGTCGAAGTTTTCCTTGTAGAATAATCAAAAGcaaaatgtttcatgtttaatgttgtataaaaaaaaaaaatccaccaagATATTGTATCTCTCGTCCcatgaaaatatactgaaatatatattttttttgtttaccattTGTTGACCGCTTAAATTCAATTACAAACCGTAACAACTAtccttactttatttttattcaatattatatattgtaactTTCATAATTTTGATCGGATTGAGCTTAAACGCTTATTTTCCCTAGAGTTAAACTTAAGTTATTTGTTCACTTCCATaattaaaattgtcataatttgttAATCCTACACCTGTTTTAAacctgagtttctttcttctgttgaacacaagatattctgatgaaaatgtttgtttgtatcTGAATAGTTGATATGCACCatagacttccatagtatttatattatttttttctactatgGAAGACAATGGTACTCATCAACTGTTCggataaaaacatttttcatatctttattgttcagcagaagaaaaactCTCTTTGCTGTTTTGTGTGCTACCCTCTAAATACCCTTCAATGTTAAAGATTCAGTAACTAAGCATGAATTGTTtcaatttaaattgatgtatgtcaaacagatggacagatcTGTTGTATCGTCATTGTTCTACAGTAAAACTTTTCCGCCAACCCTAGGATTGACCGTTTTTAGTCGTGTCACTAAAAGCACAGTCTAAGGTTTAAACACCAGAATCGTCTGCCAGTTTGCCAAAATGGttcataaattcattttttttttaaatttcatttggCTTAGGGTAAGTgaccatgttttattttgaaatcttctTAAAAGACAGGCATCATAGTGGTTAACACGTTACtgtcattttatttaacagaTCCAAGTAGTCaccttttatttgtatagctctcTATACAGTGCTGGTTGACAGCAGCTttagtgttaaacaggaaaattatcaatgcaagaagacaataacGGAGTCATTTTTTTCCATCTAAAGTTCATTAAACCTGATTCTGCATCAAACTGCTTTAACTTTCTTCGAAACTGATGTTGTTTTGAGGTAAGCGCCAGTCTTTCGTCTTTTCCCCAGAGCTGAAGGAATCTGGATTGAAATAACTACTTTCTCAGATGTCTCCACAAAGCCACTCTGTTCTCTCTCTTAAAGTGAATGTCtgatggggtaaaaaaaaaaaagttcctccTGTGGTGTTGGTTGACTTTGGTCACGGTTAAGCTTGAGGTATTGCTGAGGGTCTCCCAGTCTTGGTAACAACTTGGTtcatccaaaagtgaaaattcttgCCCTCAAGTGGTTCAAAAccttaaagatatttttaaaaatgttggtaacccaACAGTTGATGGTAGACATTAATTTCATTGAATCAGTGGCTGTTAGTGTGTTTCTAATTTTATTTCCCATCCACTATCCCTTTTAAATGTCACATGCAAATCTATACAAGTCCAATTCTGCTGgtctaagtttaaaaaaaaaaaaaaaaaaagtccctctTAATCGCTTTCCATCCTGATATGCCTTTATCTGCACTTTGTGtatcaaaattagtttgaatattTTATGATGTCATTCATGGTCCAAATAGTGTGTGCACCCTTTTGTAAGATCACACCTTTCTATGAAGTTAGGTGTGTTGTAAGTGTAGAGGCAGTTTGGGGCCCTGCTGATATGTAATGTGAGGGCCAACTGGGCACCAGCTGTGGAATGTTGCAAATGACGTCCACACAATTGTTCTACTGCCTGCAATTGGGTATGGCCTCTTTGTAAAGTGTACAAATTACAGTGATTTTAAAGCCTTTTAAGTGGTACTCGTAGTATGTGTTCTCAACCACAACAGCGTGGCCCTCACTTCATGCAACTGTCTCCAATAAACACTGGGACAGAAGTTGTGGCCATTGGCAGCACGTCACCAGCAGTTCCCATTCATTTTGTGTGAATTTAGGGTTGGACTGTGCTAGTCATGGTTCCCATGGTCATGGGAGAACAAattaatcatgtgtgtgtgtagtatgcATCTTACTTTTTTCTGCTAGTTAATTCACACTTGATGGATATGAGCAGGTCATTGTCACTTTTTATAATAAGGGTCTTATTGGAGACATTTGTTACTGTATATAATAGTATCTATTAAGTCCATAATATAAATATCTAGTTCTTATTTTTGAAGATACACATCCAGTAATCAAGAACAAAGTCACATGAAATCAGCGGTCGATAATAAAGGGAACCCTGGAGAGTCTTTACTGTTTAGATAAATTCACACACTCAACTTTGTGGAAAAACCAAGTCACAGTCATGCCTGAAGCGCTTTTTGTTTACTGGATGGAGCCAGCAAGGATTGCAGAGTTTGATTAGACCAGCACATGACCCCATCCTCTCTCTACTCCTAAAGTGGTTGGACTCCAGTGACCAAACCATTTTCAATTGGTTGCCTGTTTTGAATTTACTTTATTAGAGCTTCCAATTCCACAGTGACTTGTTGGGCCTTTGGTTGAGCCTTTCGGTGTCTCAGGTCTACTATTTGCTTAACACAAGTAGCTGAATGTCTTAAGTAGGTGTTACACACTAGAGATCAGTTAACACTAAGGTGGCAAATGCCTGatgcaaatgattttttttttttttaaccccaacCATAGCTGACTTCATGCTTCTGTAAAAAAGAGCTTGACAGAAAAGTGACAATTTAGCTCCATCTAGAGGAATCTTCTGCTTAATCAAGCCTCCTATTTAAAGACTACTAGAAACCTAACAATTGTCCCAATAGAGGAAAGCACTTCATACTTGTCCATAATTTGGAGATCTTAATATCGAATCAGCATCTCATCTTCTCAGAGTAGTCATAAAGCTTTTGTCAATCATGTAGGAAGGTAGGCCACAATCTTGCCATTTTTATCATTGAATGtaatgtacctttttttttttttttttttgctgttttcaaTTGCTAATCGTTAATGTCTCATTCTCATGCAGGACTGAGACGGCGGTTCTTCTCAAAGCACCATGAGCTGGAGCTTTCTTACGCGGCTGTTGGATGAAATCTCCAACCACTCCACCTTTGTGGGCAAGATCTGGCTCACGTTATTCATCATCTTCCGCATTGTGTTGACCGTTGTGGGGGGAGAATCGATATACTACGATGAACAGAGCAAGTTTGTGTGTAACACCCAGCAACCTGGATGCGAGAATGTCTGCTATGATGCGTTTGCACCACTCTCTCATGTAAGGTTTTGGGTTTTTCAGATCATTATGATCACAACCCCCACAATTATGTACCTGGGCTTTGCTATGCATAAGATCGCTCGCATGAATGATGAGGAGTATAAGCCAACAAACAGGAAACGCATGCCCATGATCAACCGTGGAGCCAACCGGGACTATGAGGAGGCTGAGGACAACGGTGAGGAAGATCCCATGATGACTGAGGAGATCCTGCCAGAGAAAGAGAAAGCTCCCGAGAAGCCCGCCCCTAAACACGACGGGCGGCGCAGGATAAAGCGTAACGGACTCATGAAGATGTACATCCTGCAGCTTCTGTCTCGTGTTGTTTTCGAGATCGGCTTTCTCTTCGGCCAGTATATCCTGTATGGCTTTGAGGTCGCCCCCTCGTACGTGTGCACTCGCAGCCCCTGCCCACACACGGTGGACTGCTTTGTGTCACGTCCCACAGAGAAAACGATCTTTCTGCTGATCATGTATGCCGTGAGCTGTCTCTGCTTGTCTCTCACGGTGCTGGAGATTCTTCACTTGGGCCTCAGTGGAATCCGTGATGCTTTTCGGCGACGTTCGCGCAGGCATAGCGTTGCACGTCCCCGTGGAGCCACATGCAGACAGGTGCCCACCGCCCCACCTGGGTACCACACTGCCCTGAAAAAAGACAAACTGTCCATGGGATTGAAACCGGGGTATAACTTGGACTCGGGTCGGGAGTCTTTTGGTGATGAGTCATCTGCGCGAGACTTTGACCGACTGCGTAAACACCTAAAACTGGCCCAGCAGCATTTGGATATGGCCTATCAGAATGGTGAGGGCAGTCCTCTACGCAGCAGCAGCCCAGAGTCCAATGGCACGGCTGTTGAGCAGAACAGGCTCAACTTTGCTCAGGAGAAGCAGGGAAGCACATGTGAAAAAGGTGAGGCTGAAAAATGATGCGTTTCCCAATACGCTTACTGATGTagtgttcatttttattgcaAGTTAAGAAATAAGGAAAAAGGTTcttgtgtatatttttaaaatgggTCTGTATATAATCTCTCTTGCTAAAATTTATATATGTGTACAGACTAATGGTGTTGCTTTCTCGGAAtaaagatgttaactttttttttttttttttttttttttttttttaatctcttatttctctttctcttttaggGATCAGTGCATGATTGAACTAATAAGACTATCATCTGCTTTCCTGTGCAACAAAGCGGCCCCACCTGTGGTTGGCATTGTTCATGTTGAAAAGCagaaagtgtctgtgtgtgttacgTTTGGCTGCTGAACATTGTGTTGAAGCATCGTGAGACCGAATGGAGCGTGTGTGTCCTTACGCACACTGGTGAATCTGTGAGAATGTGCCGTGCAGTATTATGGCAAATGAAAGCCAAGTTAAAATCTCAGAAAGCAGTGTCTCACCAGCCAGTTATACTTGACATAAGCCAGTCTGCCTGTTACTCCAAAGTGCCCAAAAGCTAGTTCGGAAGATGGACGTTCTACTCCTCAGTCACTAGGCGACTGTGCAAGGTCTCTTGTTTCTTGTCATCTctctacgttttttttttttttttgttgtatagGGAAAATAAGTTGTAGTTCCATTTGTTTACCACACTTCTTATGAAGTGCCAAGGGTTGGATCTCAAAAATGCCTTAAACTGGAGTTTACATATCTTTACCATTCCAAATTGAGATGGACGAGCCAGTGTAAAACCACATCAGCAAAGTAGTTTAGTGTATTTAGAAACCATTCCGTGTCATGAGTAGTGGACCACAAATTAGTGTATGTTTGTAATGAGCAAAATGGAAACCTGGAAAATGCTTGAATTCTTGTGAATCAATTATTGATCTACAAAGatgcttttgatattttatttgcatattgaGTACTTTACCTGTATATGAGAAGTATTTTGGTTACTAGTCCTATTTTGAGGAAGCTTCTCTGTAGGCAACAGTTTCAGTCTTTTTTGTTTGCTCTGTTTACTTATTTTCTGAGGCTTTAAACCAGTTTGGTTCTGtttggcttttgtttcttttgaccGACTGTTCGAGAGGCAAACACAACTTTCAGAGAATGTCTTCacacatttgaaaacattaataaaaaatgtatttaatttgttttccattttcctAAATAGTTTCTGTTCAGGTTGTATCATTTTTGCCTCCTTTACAAGGGCAGATTTTTAAGTTGGTCCAAATTTAAAGTGTTTACATTGAATAGCAATAAGGTCTCAGAATTGAAAGCCATAAAGCCAAATATTTTATACATGGTACCAATGAAATATGTTGTCTCAACCGTTTGATTCACCCATGTCTGTTAACAGCAAGGGTTTCCATCTTTTGATACGATTTCCAGCATCTCAATTTCTATATTTTCTAACTTTTTTGTAAACCGTTTTGTATCGAAAATAAACCTTTGGTCTAAAAACTGCAGTCATGCCTCATTCATTTTTCTGGTTGTAATTTTTTAAAGTCCGTTGCATAAAAACATAGACTGGTCTAATTTGAATCCAAAAAGACTGATAGTTACCTGCTAGTTAGTTAATCTAGTTAAGACGTCTTAAAAGGTGACCATGCCACTGGAACTGCAACTGTCATCTCAAAGTGTGCATACTCTTGTGATGCCAAAATTCTCCTGTGTATCGCTGCAAATATTtgatattgaaaaaatatatatatatatacattggtATATACACGCACtaccaattaatttttttaattttacatttgtcaTTTCTTGAATTATTTTCTGCTCCCTAAGCCAGCATTGatccaaaatacaacaaaagcaataatattgtgaaatattattgaaaattgctgctttctatttgaatatttattttaaaatgtaaatcattcctgtgatttcaaagctgatttttttttttcagcaacattactccagtcttcagtgtcacgtgatccttcagaaatcattctgatatgctgattgcTGCTCAGGAAACCTTGTTGAAAACGGCAGTTTTAGTAAAATTTGATGAAAAGAGCGTTCAGGAAAACACAATTTATCTGAAATGGCTTGATCATCATCCTTGCTaaagaaaagtataaaaaatgaTTATACTTaagttttgaatggtatagtgcataatgttacaaaacgTTGCTTTTTGATTCCGATAAaagctgatctttggatctttctattcatcaaagaatcctgaaaaaaaaatgtactccgctgttttaaatattaataatatatatttttttattattattattgcgcagcaaatcagaatgatttctccAGTCATCGGTGTCCGTTGagactgaggactggagtaatgatgctaaaaatcagATTTGAAAtcaaaggaattttaaaatatattaaaatagaagttatttaaaaaaattaaagatatttcacaatattactgattttgttgtattttggattaaataaatgaaggcttgttgagcagaagagaattcttaaaaacaaaacaaaaaaaaaaacattaaaaatattaatgttcaaaaacttttaactgtgtgtgtttgtatgtgaccctgaaccacaagtcttaagtcgctggggtatatttttagcaatagccaaaaatacattgtataggtcaaaattattaatttttaattttttgcccaaaatcattaggatattaagtaaagatcatgttccatgaagttattttgtaaatgtcctaccataaatattttaaaaactcatttttaatcagtaatatgcattgctaggaactttatttggacaacatCAAAggtatttttcttaatatttagatttatttttgcaccctcagattccagatattcaaatagttgtatcttggacaaatattgtctgatcctaataaaccatacaaaaGTGTACAGCTTTCGTGTGCTGTATAAATGATGACTTATGActggtatatatatatccaatagTATTCCATGTTTTCAATTGTATATTtatgtgccattttacaaatgGACAAATTGCATGAAGTGACAGGAAATAATCTTCATATCCATCACAGTCATCGACTGTCAGCTGATACATAAGGATGGGATTTTGACGGCTGCCAGTCTGAAACAAAAGTGTGAAGTGTCATTTCACTGTCCTTGAATGTTCTGTCAGATCAACCAATTTAAGCagtctttaaatattaaaagtcaGCTTAGTTAAGTCTTATGATATCTGATTACTATTCAATGGGCAGATCTGTTATAGAGATAATTATATAATACTTTAAAAGCCACAATAATCATTACCTGTAAGTAACTTTCTCAATTCCTCTGTAAGAGGTGTCTCCAATTTGCAGTTGTATTGCATATACAGAGAGATGAAATTAGCTAATTACCAGgaacatacaggtgctggtcatataattagaatttcatccaaaagttgatttatttcactaattccattaaaaaagtgaaacttgtatattatgttcattcattacacacagactgatatatttcacatttttaatttttctaatttttatgtttataactgacaactaagggggaaaaaaattcagtatctcagaaaattagagtATTGTGAAAAGGCTcagtattgaagacacctggtgccaaactctaatcagctaattaactcaaaacacctgcaaaaccTCTCAAGGCTAAATGGTCTCtcaaggtgtttctcaatgtcaaggaaggatcctcggaagccagtatttcgaggatgctaagTCATccacatccgtcgaaggactttTCCACTGTCAAGGATCCTCGGACTTTCAACCAAgaactgagtccttcgttcgaagaatatcccatacacaggaaaggatgcatatgtgtatccttcgcgctctcaaatcacccacaatccaaTGCGCGTAGATTTGCTATCTAACTTttagttcaaaaattaaaaaatgttgaacattaacgtagtcggagcgttaacggtttttatttacgttaccaaacatttgttataactgtagtaaatataagtaaagtttgacgttttaatgccagtacaaattactaccgtattgatattgtaaattatacaaatacaaatggttaactgaaccggacctgtcatttaacaactGGTTGAGTCAacggcatttattttataaataactagttaagttgtccaaagtaatttaatgacaccattcacagcgttattcaaacggacctattcactgacgtaatgatgcaattacgtgcacttgctagcctgttccatttacgtgttctctgtatgctaaagaggagtctcacctagccctgaaggaagtgacttggaaggatcagtcctaccaaggaagtatccttgacattgagaaatgccttcagtctagttctgtagagcccctttcacactgccattccggcaaatacaggggtaaagtgttcctgtaattgttccctggtcgctagatttggcactttcacactgccagtgatgacccggtatatgtgcgtgctttcacacacaacccttgaagatcccgtaacgacacgtgacatcagcgcatgacgtgtaatgtacgagtcgacaacgctaggcacgttatactttcactgaagcaagcaaacgatctctgcgtcagcgcggaaagtgaggaactaactgatctctgcttcattacagtttgcacatatgttttcgtcgcgaatgttgatcttccttcaaaacagcctgtAAAAaagtcatcacttcgatacggaattagatctggcttttgttcacacagcgctcgttccggatcgattaccgcaatgttactatgtccccgacccgggttcgattcggtaatcaattccgggacgtggttgctttcacacagaaggcgaccaggcaatgttacgggaatattgcgggtccgacgtgcagtgtgaaaggggcttaggatacacaatcatgggaaagactgctgagtTGACAggtgtccaaaagacgaccattgacaccttgcacaaggagggcaagacacaaaaggtcattgcaaaagaggctggctgttcagagagctctgtgtccaagcacattaattgagaggcgaagggaaggaaaagatgtggtagaaaaaaagtgtacaagcaatagggataaccgcaacctggagaggattgtgaaacaaaacccattcaaaaatgtgggggagattcacaaagagtggactgcagctggagtcagtgcttcaagaaccactacacacagatgtatgGAAGACATGTGTTTCAGctttgcattccttgtgtcaagccactcttgaacaacagacagcgtcagaagcgtctcgcttctaaaaggactggactgctgctgactggtccaaagttatgttctctgatgaaagtacattttcCATTTCCCTTGGAAGTCAggttcccagagtctggaggaagagaggtgagctacacaatccacattgcttgaggtccagtgtaaagtttccacagtcagtgatggtt encodes the following:
- the LOC113052973 gene encoding gap junction gamma-1 protein-like; the protein is MSWSFLTRLLDEISNHSTFVGKIWLTLFIIFRIVLTVVGGESIYYDEQSKFVCNTQQPGCENVCYDAFAPLSHVRFWVFQIIMITTPTIMYLGFAMHKIARMNDEEYKPTNRKRMPMINRGANRDYEEAEDNGEEDPMMTEEILPEKEKAPEKPAPKHDGRRRIKRNGLMKMYILQLLSRVVFEIGFLFGQYILYGFEVAPSYVCTRSPCPHTVDCFVSRPTEKTIFLLIMYAVSCLCLSLTVLEILHLGLSGIRDAFRRRSRRHSVARPRGATCRQVPTAPPGYHTALKKDKLSMGLKPGYNLDSGRESFGDESSARDFDRLRKHLKLAQQHLDMAYQNGEGSPLRSSSPESNGTAVEQNRLNFAQEKQGSTCEKGISA